The Lampris incognitus isolate fLamInc1 chromosome 17, fLamInc1.hap2, whole genome shotgun sequence genome contains a region encoding:
- the LOC130127707 gene encoding C1q-related factor-like, whose protein sequence is MLVLVLVVLIPVLVSSVGTGGGTDDSAGHYEMLGTCRMVCDPFPSVGTAGTSTQIGMDTATTGLQLDNEADALGDHSVGPPLPTYSAHGPQGRPGRPGKPGPPGQPGEPGPPGPKGPPGDGVDLVRSGVMGVGGKGAVSTTIYNTTPRVAFYAGLRNPQEGYDILRFDDVVTNIGDNYEGATGKFTCKIPGTYFFIYNVLMRGGDGTSMWADLIKNGLVRASAIAQDQDQSYDYASNSVILHLDAGDEVFIKLDGGKAHGGNSNKYSTFSGFILYAD, encoded by the exons ATGCTGGTCCTGGTCCTGGTGGTTCTCATCCCTGTGCTGGTCAGCTCCGTGGGCACTGGTGGCGGCACAGATGACAGCGCTGGCCACTACGAAATGCTGGGCACCTGCCGCATGGTGTGTGACCCCTTCCCTAGCGTGGGAACAGCAGGCACGAGCACGCAAATTGGCATGGACACTGCCACCACGGGCCTCCAGCTTGACAACGAGGCAGATGCACTGGGCGACCACAGCGTTGGCCCGCCGCTGCCCACCTACAGTGCTCACGGACCACAGGGCAGACCAGGACGTCCAGGAAAGCCCGGACCCCCGGGACAACCCGGAGAGCCAGGACCCCCGGGACCCAAGGGACCACCAGGTGATGGTGTGGATCTAGTCAGGTCAGGAGTGATGGGTGTCGGCGGAAAAGGGGCAGTTAGCACCACCATCTACAACACCACTCCTCGGGTGGCGTTTTATGCTGGGCTGCGAAACCCTCAAGAAGGTTATGATATCCTGCGGTTTGATGATGTGGTGACTAATATTGGTGATAACTATGAAGGTGCCACTGGCAAGTTCACCTGCAAGATCCCTGGCACCTACTTCTTCATCTACAACGTACTGATGAGGGGAGGAGATGGCACCAGCATGTGGGCTGACCTGATTAAGAATGGCTTG GTCAGGGCCAGTGCCATTGCCCAGGACCAGGACCAGAGTTATGACTATGCCAGCAACAGTGTCATCCTTCATTTGGATGCAGGGGATGAGGTCTTCATCAAATTGGACGGGGGCAAGGCCCACGGGGGCAACAGCAATAAATATAGCACCTTCTCAGGGTTCATTCTCTATGCCGACTGA